One window of the Streptococcus parasanguinis ATCC 15912 genome contains the following:
- the folK gene encoding 2-amino-4-hydroxy-6-hydroxymethyldihydropteridine diphosphokinase — protein sequence MDQLRIKDLEVYAYHGVFPAEKELGQRFVLDLWVDYEMTRAARTGDLEASIHYGILAEQLTEWMQAEKIDLIETVAFQLVQKIFESYAFVEKVRLELKKPWAPVPLPLETCSVTIEREKKRAFIGLGTNMGDKQLQLETALEKIKDRGIRLLQTSTRIETEPWGGVEQDTFLNQVAEVETWMTPEDLLETLLAIEQEMGRVREVKWGPRVIDLDLLYMDDTICYSPSLILPHPYVAERAFVLESLNEIAPHFVDPVQRKPIRQLWEAVK from the coding sequence GTGGATCAATTACGGATCAAGGACTTAGAGGTATACGCCTATCACGGTGTTTTTCCGGCAGAAAAAGAATTAGGACAACGCTTTGTCCTAGACCTATGGGTAGATTATGAGATGACTCGTGCTGCCCGCACAGGTGATTTGGAAGCTTCGATTCATTATGGGATCTTGGCGGAACAGTTGACCGAGTGGATGCAGGCAGAAAAAATCGATCTGATTGAAACGGTGGCCTTTCAGTTGGTTCAAAAGATTTTCGAAAGCTATGCCTTTGTAGAAAAAGTTCGTCTGGAGTTGAAAAAGCCATGGGCTCCTGTTCCCTTGCCATTAGAGACTTGTTCGGTGACAATCGAACGGGAGAAAAAACGGGCCTTTATTGGGCTTGGCACCAATATGGGAGATAAACAACTGCAACTAGAGACGGCGCTAGAAAAAATCAAGGATCGAGGCATTCGCCTTCTTCAGACATCCACAAGGATTGAAACAGAACCTTGGGGAGGAGTGGAGCAGGACACCTTTTTGAATCAAGTGGCAGAGGTTGAAACCTGGATGACCCCAGAGGATTTACTAGAGACCTTACTTGCCATTGAGCAGGAAATGGGGCGTGTCCGTGAGGTCAAGTGGGGGCCGCGTGTGATCGATCTAGATCTGCTCTATATGGATGACACCATTTGTTACAGTCCGAGCTTGATCTTGCCACATCCTTATGTGGCAGAACGTGCCTTTGTCCTAGAGTCTTTGAATGAAATTGCTCCTCATTTTGTGGACCCTGTTCAAAGAAAGCCCATTCGCCAATTATGGGAGGCTGTCAAATAG
- the folE gene encoding GTP cyclohydrolase I FolE yields MDTKKIEEAVKMIIEAVGEDENREGLQETPTRIAKMYQEIFAGLGQTAEEHLSKSFEIIDNNMVVEKDIFFHSMCEHHFLPFYGKVHIAYIPNGRVAGLSKLARTVEVYAKKPQIQERLTVEIADALMEYLGAQGALVWVEAEHMCMNMRGVRKPGTATVTTAARGVLATNKDLKNEAYKLMGH; encoded by the coding sequence ATGGATACAAAGAAAATTGAAGAAGCAGTGAAAATGATCATCGAGGCAGTCGGTGAAGATGAGAACCGTGAGGGCCTTCAGGAAACGCCGACCCGCATTGCCAAGATGTACCAAGAAATCTTTGCGGGACTAGGGCAGACAGCAGAAGAGCACCTGTCTAAATCATTTGAAATCATTGATAACAATATGGTGGTCGAGAAGGATATCTTCTTCCATTCCATGTGTGAGCATCACTTTTTACCATTTTATGGAAAAGTGCACATTGCCTACATTCCAAATGGCCGTGTGGCTGGGCTTTCAAAACTGGCTCGTACGGTCGAGGTTTATGCTAAAAAACCACAGATTCAGGAACGTTTGACGGTAGAAATCGCAGATGCCTTGATGGAATATCTTGGAGCACAAGGAGCACTTGTCTGGGTAGAAGCAGAGCATATGTGTATGAACATGCGTGGTGTCCGTAAACCTGGGACCGCTACAGTGACAACTGCAGCGCGTGGAGTGCTTGCGACAAATAAAGACTTAAAAAATGAAGCCTATAAACTCATGGGCCACTAA